One window from the genome of Synechococcus sp. PROS-7-1 encodes:
- a CDS encoding heme-binding protein gives MQMIPCLDLADAEAIVSSALQAAERSASQVSIAVVDGAGLLIRFSRIDGASAASVEAATAKARTAALTGNDSAAAEQAIASGRLALLSLQGVLHQPCALMAGGLVLRSQGVVVGAIGVSGMTPDQDTAIARAGADCFELRAQGCSS, from the coding sequence ATGCAGATGATTCCTTGCCTGGACCTCGCTGATGCCGAGGCGATTGTCTCCTCCGCGCTCCAGGCGGCTGAACGCTCTGCGTCGCAGGTGTCGATTGCAGTGGTGGATGGGGCTGGACTGCTGATCCGTTTCAGTCGGATCGATGGCGCATCAGCGGCAAGCGTTGAAGCGGCCACAGCCAAAGCGCGGACGGCCGCTTTGACAGGAAACGACAGCGCCGCTGCCGAGCAGGCCATCGCATCCGGGCGTCTGGCCTTGCTCTCGCTGCAGGGGGTTCTCCACCAGCCTTGCGCTCTGATGGCTGGTGGTCTTGTGCTGCGCTCCCAGGGAGTTGTGGTGGGGGCGATCGGCGTGTCTGGGATGACTCCTGATCAGGACACTGCGATCGCCCGAGCTGGCGCCGACTGTTTTGAGCTCAGAGCCCAGGGCTGCTCATCATGA
- a CDS encoding glucosidase produces the protein MTTSPISTAQLGEEPMELVRSRERDAGLKPWDLWGTYLSDRQWGTVREDYSDDGNAWNSFPFDHSHLRTYRWGEDGLLGLSDENGLLCFAPVLWNGKDPVLKERLFGLGNPEGNHGEDLKDTMYHQAGTPTCSYAKALYRYPQERFPYERLRDENRRRSRDEPEFELVDTGIFSENRFFDLEVEYAKVSPEDLLIRLTVTNQGSEAADLHLLPSLWFRNTWDWGDEDSARPRLRVAGDAVVSDALKGLASYNLSCSEQGNWLFTENETNTERLYNQPLHQPYVKDAFHRYLIEAQTDAVNPSGEGSKAALHLQRRLEPGEVWQVNLRLCRHDHHGAKAPDPMESSQVDAVIRQRRQDWEDHLQWVAPGLGTEDRAIHAAAAAGLFWCRKFYNWYVARWLRGDSNAPRPPEQRWHTENAYWKTLRARNIISMPDCWEYPYFCQWDLMVHAVAFAELDPGEAKRQARMLRQASLTANNGQSPAYEWALSDANPPIGAWASLRIFQISQRSHGQKDYPFLRASLRELLLEYGWWANRTDRNGDSLFEGGFLGLDNIAIFDRRYPLRDGSRIEQSDGTAWMGMLSLNMLEACVLLASDREEYKGLCERFVSDFSRLTYALNSPSGRGFVNWDEADGFYYDVLKRPDGSSDYLRTRSLSGLIPLLAIATFDAQTVDSIPALDVRSYLNELGKERGVPFDAITHLGTWHRDRVLFSIVPPDRLRRILTRVFDEQEFLSPYGIRSLSKIYDKNPYSYQQGDDYATISYSPADSPVAMFGGNSNWRGPIWMPINYLLIEALQKFGHFFGDDFKMEFPTGSGRELNLWQISLELEQRLIGIFRRDADGRRAFNGPVEQFQQDPLWRDLFLFNEYFHGCSGAGVGASHQTGWSAIVAKMITQLNRWQP, from the coding sequence ATGACTACGTCCCCAATCTCTACCGCTCAATTGGGCGAAGAGCCGATGGAGTTGGTTCGATCCCGGGAAAGGGATGCGGGACTGAAGCCATGGGACCTCTGGGGGACCTATCTCAGCGACCGCCAGTGGGGAACGGTCCGTGAGGATTATTCGGACGATGGCAATGCCTGGAACTCTTTTCCCTTCGATCACAGCCACTTACGAACTTATCGCTGGGGTGAAGATGGACTTCTCGGACTGAGCGATGAAAACGGTCTGCTTTGCTTCGCTCCCGTGCTTTGGAACGGGAAAGATCCTGTGCTCAAGGAACGCTTGTTCGGTCTGGGCAACCCTGAAGGCAATCACGGGGAAGACCTCAAAGACACGATGTACCACCAGGCGGGCACACCGACCTGCAGCTACGCCAAGGCCCTGTACCGCTATCCGCAGGAACGCTTTCCCTACGAACGGCTGCGGGATGAGAACCGACGCCGCAGCCGGGATGAGCCTGAATTCGAGTTGGTCGACACCGGAATTTTCTCTGAAAACCGCTTCTTCGATCTGGAAGTCGAATACGCGAAGGTCTCTCCGGAGGATCTGCTGATCCGCCTCACGGTGACCAACCAGGGATCAGAAGCCGCGGATCTTCATCTGCTTCCCAGTCTCTGGTTCCGCAACACCTGGGACTGGGGTGATGAAGACAGTGCGCGGCCACGACTTCGTGTTGCAGGCGATGCCGTAGTGAGTGATGCATTGAAAGGGTTGGCGTCTTACAACCTCAGCTGCAGCGAGCAGGGCAACTGGCTGTTCACGGAGAATGAAACCAACACCGAGCGCCTCTACAACCAACCGCTTCACCAGCCTTATGTGAAGGATGCTTTTCACCGATATCTGATCGAAGCACAAACAGACGCAGTGAACCCAAGCGGCGAGGGAAGCAAAGCGGCGCTTCATCTCCAACGCCGTCTCGAACCAGGCGAGGTCTGGCAGGTGAATCTGCGCCTCTGCCGGCATGACCATCACGGAGCGAAGGCTCCAGACCCGATGGAGTCCAGTCAAGTGGACGCCGTCATTCGCCAGCGCCGACAGGACTGGGAGGATCACTTGCAGTGGGTGGCACCCGGCCTTGGTACGGAAGATCGGGCGATCCACGCCGCGGCCGCAGCCGGACTGTTCTGGTGTCGCAAGTTTTACAACTGGTATGTCGCCCGATGGTTGCGCGGCGACAGCAATGCTCCGCGTCCTCCTGAGCAGCGTTGGCACACAGAGAACGCCTACTGGAAGACCCTGCGTGCACGCAACATCATTTCGATGCCCGACTGCTGGGAATATCCCTATTTCTGCCAGTGGGATCTGATGGTTCACGCCGTAGCTTTTGCAGAACTCGACCCCGGTGAAGCGAAACGTCAGGCCCGCATGCTGCGACAGGCGAGCCTGACAGCCAACAACGGGCAATCACCCGCCTATGAATGGGCCTTGTCCGATGCCAATCCACCGATCGGAGCCTGGGCCAGCCTGCGCATTTTCCAGATCTCCCAGCGCAGCCATGGGCAAAAGGACTATCCCTTCCTTCGCGCCAGCCTGCGGGAACTTCTGCTCGAATACGGCTGGTGGGCCAACCGCACGGATCGCAACGGCGACAGCCTGTTCGAAGGCGGCTTCCTCGGACTCGACAACATCGCCATCTTCGATCGCCGCTACCCCCTGAGAGACGGCAGTCGGATCGAGCAATCCGATGGCACAGCCTGGATGGGAATGCTCAGTCTCAACATGCTGGAGGCCTGCGTTCTGCTTGCGAGTGATCGCGAGGAATACAAAGGCTTATGCGAGCGCTTTGTCAGCGACTTCAGTCGGCTGACCTATGCCCTGAACAGTCCCTCAGGGCGTGGATTCGTGAATTGGGATGAAGCGGATGGTTTTTATTACGACGTGCTGAAACGGCCGGACGGGAGCTCCGATTACCTGCGCACCCGCTCTCTGAGCGGGCTGATTCCACTGCTAGCCATCGCCACCTTTGATGCCCAGACAGTGGATTCAATTCCAGCCCTGGATGTTCGCAGCTACCTCAATGAACTGGGGAAAGAGCGCGGGGTCCCCTTTGATGCGATCACGCACCTCGGCACATGGCACCGGGACCGGGTTTTGTTTTCGATCGTGCCTCCCGATCGCTTGCGTCGGATTCTCACCAGAGTGTTCGATGAGCAGGAGTTCCTGTCTCCTTACGGCATTCGCAGCCTCTCGAAGATCTACGACAAAAATCCTTACTCCTACCAGCAGGGAGACGACTACGCCACGATCAGCTACAGCCCAGCAGACAGCCCTGTCGCCATGTTCGGAGGCAACTCCAACTGGCGTGGCCCCATCTGGATGCCGATCAACTACCTTCTGATCGAAGCGCTCCAGAAATTCGGTCATTTCTTTGGCGACGATTTCAAAATGGAATTCCCGACAGGGTCCGGCCGGGAATTAAATCTCTGGCAGATTTCTCTGGAGTTAGAACAACGACTGATCGGCATCTTCCGCCGCGACGCCGACGGACGACGGGCCTTCAATGGTCCCGTTGAACAGTTTCAGCAGGACCCTCTGTGGCGTGATCTCTTCCTATTCAATGAATATTTTCATGGCTGCAGCGGCGCGGGCGTCGGAGCCAGTCATCAGACAGGGTGGAGCGCCATTGTTGCCAAAATGATCACGCAGTTGAATCGTTGGCAGCCTTAA
- a CDS encoding SDR family NAD(P)-dependent oxidoreductase, translating into MTSLCLRDKVIIVTGGNSGIGKSIVEAVGGLGAKVVIDYRSHPERTEELIEEIGELGGQAIGVQADVAKLDDLQRLIDTAVKTFGKVDVMVNNAGIETRTSILNTTPEDYDKVMNVNLRGVFFATQFAAKQMIAQGSGGRIINISSVHEDWPMPDNTPYCVAKGGVRMLTRTAGVELASKGVSIVNVGPGAVATPINDSTINNPELLAKLNAAIPMGRMAQPEEIASVVAFLASNGASYMTATSVFADGGIMMSSPGL; encoded by the coding sequence ATGACATCACTTTGTCTTCGCGACAAAGTGATCATTGTCACCGGCGGCAATTCCGGAATCGGCAAGTCGATCGTTGAAGCGGTTGGCGGCCTGGGCGCGAAAGTGGTGATCGATTACCGCTCCCATCCCGAACGCACCGAAGAGCTGATCGAAGAAATCGGCGAACTGGGCGGCCAAGCCATTGGTGTTCAGGCCGACGTGGCCAAGCTGGATGATCTTCAACGGCTGATTGACACTGCAGTGAAGACGTTCGGAAAGGTCGACGTCATGGTGAACAACGCAGGAATCGAAACCCGTACCTCGATCCTCAACACCACTCCCGAGGACTACGACAAAGTGATGAATGTGAATCTCCGTGGCGTGTTCTTCGCCACGCAGTTCGCAGCCAAACAGATGATCGCTCAAGGCAGCGGCGGCAGGATCATCAACATCTCATCGGTTCATGAAGACTGGCCGATGCCGGACAACACGCCCTACTGCGTGGCCAAGGGCGGTGTGCGCATGCTCACCCGCACCGCCGGTGTGGAACTGGCTAGCAAAGGAGTCTCGATTGTGAATGTGGGTCCCGGAGCCGTGGCGACGCCAATCAACGACTCCACGATCAACAATCCTGAGCTTTTGGCCAAGCTCAATGCAGCGATCCCCATGGGGCGCATGGCTCAGCCCGAAGAAATCGCCTCCGTGGTGGCATTTCTCGCCAGCAATGGAGCCAGCTACATGACCGCTACCAGCGTGTTTGCTGACGGCGGCATCATGATGAGCAGCCCTGGGCTCTGA
- a CDS encoding GMC oxidoreductase produces MDFATCSAQRQTPMEPKGDHFNVVIIGSGAGGGSLARALADSGHSILILERGGWLPREPQNWDPVEVFQKDRYVSTDPWLDKNGKEFQPGSHYFVGGASKMYGAAHFRLRERDFESVIHVDGESPEWPLKYDVFEPYYRKAEEWYHVHGERGEDPTEPPASSPYPYAPISHEPRMQKLVTDLRSAGLHPFHAPTGVAMNELDPAFSACVRCNRCDGFPCLVHAKGDAEVMGVRPALDHDNVFMLTEAEVCKLKTDASGREITEVVVNHRGEERRFRGDIVVISAGAANSARLLLMSANDAHPKGLANSSDQVGRNYMFHNCKAVVALAHEPNTTIFQKTVAVNDWYFGDNAFDYPMGNVQMTGKTNGAMIKGYKPRLTALAPTWSMDRIAEHSLDFWLQTEDLPRPDNRVTVNANGQIKLSYTMTNDRASQELINRLEGLLDKLYLQNHLAERQVYFASSMDIAAVGHQMGTCRFGTDPATSVLDLNCRTHDVDNLYVVDTSFFPSSSAVNPSLTAIANAIRVADHLKERLG; encoded by the coding sequence ATGGACTTTGCTACCTGCTCCGCGCAGCGTCAGACGCCGATGGAGCCCAAAGGCGATCACTTCAATGTGGTGATCATCGGCAGCGGTGCAGGCGGCGGTTCTCTGGCACGGGCCCTGGCCGATTCAGGGCATTCGATTCTGATCCTGGAGCGAGGTGGCTGGCTGCCGCGAGAACCTCAGAACTGGGACCCAGTGGAAGTCTTTCAGAAGGATCGCTACGTCTCAACCGATCCCTGGCTCGACAAGAACGGAAAGGAATTTCAACCCGGAAGTCATTACTTCGTCGGTGGTGCTTCAAAGATGTATGGAGCAGCCCACTTCCGCCTTCGGGAAAGGGATTTTGAATCGGTGATTCACGTCGACGGCGAGTCACCGGAGTGGCCCCTCAAATACGACGTCTTCGAGCCTTACTACCGCAAAGCCGAAGAGTGGTATCACGTGCATGGCGAACGAGGAGAGGACCCCACCGAGCCACCGGCGTCATCGCCTTACCCCTACGCACCGATCAGCCACGAACCTCGGATGCAGAAACTGGTGACTGATCTGCGCTCCGCCGGTCTTCATCCGTTCCATGCACCAACCGGCGTGGCCATGAATGAGCTGGATCCAGCCTTCAGCGCCTGTGTGCGCTGCAATCGCTGCGACGGTTTCCCCTGTCTCGTGCACGCCAAAGGCGATGCCGAGGTGATGGGTGTACGTCCAGCCCTGGATCACGACAACGTTTTTATGCTGACCGAAGCGGAAGTCTGCAAGCTCAAGACTGACGCCAGCGGTCGTGAGATCACCGAAGTCGTTGTGAATCACCGTGGTGAAGAGCGCCGCTTCCGGGGAGACATTGTGGTGATTTCAGCTGGGGCAGCGAACTCTGCCCGACTGTTGCTGATGTCGGCCAATGATGCCCATCCCAAGGGACTGGCGAACAGCTCCGATCAGGTGGGAAGGAATTACATGTTCCACAACTGCAAGGCCGTGGTGGCCCTTGCCCATGAGCCAAACACAACAATCTTCCAGAAGACCGTCGCAGTGAACGACTGGTATTTCGGCGACAACGCCTTCGATTACCCGATGGGCAATGTGCAGATGACCGGCAAGACGAACGGAGCCATGATCAAGGGCTACAAGCCTCGTTTAACGGCTCTCGCTCCCACCTGGAGCATGGATCGCATCGCTGAGCATTCGCTTGATTTCTGGTTGCAAACCGAAGACCTGCCACGCCCCGACAACCGGGTCACCGTGAATGCCAACGGCCAGATCAAGCTGAGCTACACCATGACCAACGACCGGGCATCCCAGGAGCTGATAAACAGACTGGAAGGCCTTCTCGACAAGCTTTATCTGCAAAATCACCTGGCTGAGCGTCAGGTGTACTTCGCCTCCTCCATGGATATTGCAGCTGTCGGTCACCAGATGGGGACCTGCCGCTTCGGCACCGATCCCGCCACATCGGTACTAGACCTCAACTGCCGCACCCATGATGTGGACAATCTTTATGTGGTGGATACAAGCTTCTTTCCCAGCAGTTCGGCAGTGAATCCTTCACTCACCGCGATTGCTAATGCGATCCGCGTCGCCGATCACCTCAAGGAGCGGTTGGGCTGA
- a CDS encoding SMP-30/gluconolactonase/LRE family protein, translating into MNIYRSDFVETRLEALDPRFSSLVLFNAQLERLFDGCRWLEGPVWLGDQQRLLVSDIPNDRILAWDEVHGLSVFRHSAGFPNGQTRDRQGRLLTCSHRDRAVLRTEHNGKVTSLVDSHQGKSLNTPNDVVVKRDGTIWFSDPVYGLVNDYEGGRRSSLQAPVVYRFDPADGSLQAMTTPDEVSGPNGLAFSPDESLLYVVDTGAPDDPVADRLIHVFDVVEGGRQLEGRRDFHRVNNGNADGIRVDEVGNVWSSAGNGVHCIAPDGTLLGRIATPRLVSNLCFGGVHGNRLFLCSWDTVYSIHVNTRGLQHPALP; encoded by the coding sequence ATGAACATTTACCGAAGCGATTTCGTTGAAACAAGGCTTGAGGCGCTGGATCCTCGATTCAGTTCTCTGGTCTTGTTCAATGCCCAGTTGGAACGTCTGTTTGATGGTTGCCGATGGCTTGAAGGTCCTGTGTGGCTTGGTGATCAGCAGCGCCTTTTGGTTTCCGATATCCCCAACGACCGAATTCTTGCTTGGGATGAGGTGCATGGATTGAGCGTGTTCCGCCACAGTGCAGGATTCCCGAATGGTCAGACGCGGGATCGTCAAGGACGTTTGCTGACATGCAGCCACCGCGATCGTGCCGTGTTGCGAACCGAGCACAACGGCAAAGTGACGTCGTTGGTGGACTCCCATCAGGGAAAGTCTCTCAATACACCCAATGATGTGGTGGTGAAACGGGACGGCACCATCTGGTTTAGTGATCCGGTGTATGGGCTTGTCAATGATTACGAGGGCGGTCGGCGGTCTTCGTTGCAAGCTCCTGTGGTTTACCGCTTTGACCCAGCGGATGGCTCATTGCAAGCCATGACCACCCCAGATGAAGTGTCTGGTCCGAATGGTCTGGCCTTTTCGCCGGATGAGTCCCTGTTGTACGTCGTCGATACCGGAGCCCCGGACGATCCCGTTGCCGATCGACTGATTCACGTGTTTGATGTTGTTGAGGGTGGCCGGCAACTCGAAGGACGACGGGATTTCCACCGGGTGAATAACGGCAATGCCGATGGCATTCGTGTGGATGAGGTCGGCAATGTCTGGAGCAGCGCAGGCAATGGTGTGCACTGCATCGCTCCCGACGGAACTCTGCTGGGGCGCATTGCCACGCCGCGCCTCGTCAGCAATCTCTGTTTTGGCGGTGTTCATGGCAACCGACTGTTTCTGTGCAGTTGGGACACCGTGTATTCCATCCACGTCAACACCAGGGGCCTTCAGCACCCAGCCCTGCCCTGA
- a CDS encoding DUF3007 family protein, producing the protein MTRAGVLSLGAALLVAGALGYAAFQALGLEGFSAGIAAEALLVLVVVVWTSSYLFRVITGRMTYMQQRRNYRAEYDALTDQQLQARFDAMTPEEQAALLASVSGEKPEESQDKVSSDS; encoded by the coding sequence TTGACGCGAGCAGGAGTTTTGTCGCTAGGAGCCGCCCTGCTAGTGGCCGGGGCCCTGGGATATGCGGCTTTTCAAGCACTGGGTCTGGAGGGATTTTCAGCTGGTATCGCTGCAGAAGCTCTGTTGGTGCTTGTGGTGGTTGTGTGGACAAGCAGTTATCTCTTTCGGGTCATCACCGGTCGAATGACCTACATGCAACAAAGGCGCAATTACAGAGCTGAGTACGACGCTCTTACGGATCAGCAGTTGCAGGCGCGTTTCGATGCCATGACTCCTGAAGAGCAAGCGGCATTATTGGCCTCAGTCTCTGGTGAGAAGCCTGAGGAATCCCAGGACAAGGTTTCTTCCGACTCGTAG
- a CDS encoding NAD(P)H-quinone oxidoreductase subunit L, translated as MRHPRFSCGRESSVTIETLLNAFPQETLLVIGAYGALGAAYLVVIPLFLYFWMNRRWTVMGKLERLGIYGLVFLFFPGLILFAPFLNLRLSGQGDV; from the coding sequence ATGCGGCATCCTAGATTCTCCTGTGGACGGGAATCATCAGTGACGATTGAGACGCTTCTGAATGCTTTTCCCCAGGAGACTCTCCTGGTGATCGGTGCCTACGGCGCCCTCGGAGCGGCTTATCTCGTGGTCATCCCGCTCTTTCTTTATTTCTGGATGAACCGTCGCTGGACGGTGATGGGGAAGCTGGAGCGACTGGGAATCTATGGACTGGTCTTTCTTTTCTTCCCAGGGTTGATCCTCTTTGCACCCTTCCTCAATCTGCGACTCAGCGGCCAAGGAGACGTTTGA
- a CDS encoding VOC family protein — MTDSLRPSPAVEGVAFSLPEPHALDPLFSALGVTAHGSTMLDGAALRRRFGLNEGRATVHHHRLGSERLDTITFEDCPPATSLQPGPANTLWFQHVAIVVSDMNRAAACLMPMVTPISDSPQWLPNGVAAWKFRNAAGHAMELLWFPSELGHPRWHQSNPPLFQGLDHTAIAISDSDRSLAFYGCDLRLQLRYATLNQGLEQERLDGLKDARVAIHGVSGSSPCGVEFLRYLHPAPCEPTAASLQPQDALYAQILVRDPDAGHGRLLSDPDGHRLWIES; from the coding sequence ATGACTGACTCCCTTCGACCCTCGCCCGCGGTGGAGGGAGTGGCGTTCTCTCTGCCAGAACCGCATGCTCTTGATCCACTGTTCAGCGCCCTCGGCGTCACTGCCCACGGCAGCACGATGCTCGATGGCGCAGCGCTCCGGCGTCGTTTCGGCCTCAATGAAGGACGAGCGACAGTGCATCACCATCGCCTCGGCTCGGAACGTCTTGACACCATCACGTTTGAGGACTGTCCTCCCGCAACGTCTTTACAACCGGGCCCTGCCAACACCTTGTGGTTTCAGCACGTGGCGATCGTGGTGAGTGACATGAACCGTGCGGCTGCCTGTTTGATGCCGATGGTGACACCCATTTCCGATTCCCCCCAGTGGCTCCCCAACGGAGTAGCGGCATGGAAGTTCAGGAACGCGGCCGGCCATGCCATGGAACTGCTGTGGTTTCCCTCCGAACTGGGCCACCCCCGTTGGCATCAGTCCAATCCTCCGCTCTTTCAAGGGCTTGATCACACAGCGATCGCCATCAGTGACAGCGACCGCAGCCTTGCTTTCTACGGCTGTGATCTCAGGCTCCAGTTGCGTTACGCCACGCTCAATCAGGGGCTTGAACAGGAGCGCTTGGATGGCCTGAAAGATGCTCGGGTTGCGATTCACGGCGTGAGTGGCTCCAGTCCCTGTGGGGTGGAGTTCCTTCGTTATCTGCACCCGGCCCCTTGCGAACCAACAGCAGCGTCTCTGCAGCCTCAGGATGCGTTGTACGCGCAAATCCTTGTGCGCGATCCGGATGCTGGGCACGGCCGATTGCTGAGTGATCCTGATGGGCATCGACTCTGGATCGAGTCTTAA
- a CDS encoding Nif11-like leader peptide family natural product precursor: protein MTSNPQLEAFLSKVKGDSDLLKQFHSAACLNDIAAMGAGMGFQFTGVDILLHQASATLKLSADALEALAAGVELEGHLWKMAIQWT, encoded by the coding sequence ATGACCAGTAATCCTCAACTTGAAGCGTTTCTCAGCAAGGTGAAAGGTGATTCCGACCTGCTGAAACAGTTCCACTCCGCCGCATGCCTTAATGACATCGCTGCCATGGGGGCTGGGATGGGCTTTCAATTCACAGGCGTCGACATTCTTTTGCATCAGGCCTCAGCCACGCTGAAGCTCTCTGCGGATGCCTTAGAGGCCCTGGCTGCAGGTGTGGAATTGGAAGGGCATCTCTGGAAGATGGCCATTCAGTGGACCTGA
- a CDS encoding DoxX family protein has translation MDLISLILPAAPTGPAAGGLLLLRVFTGLVFIRHGWPKLSNLSTWAAAMNTPAWLCFLSAFSMWAGGIALIFGVLTPLAALAIAVSMLYAVVLEIKNGFPFIAPDPFQIPEGDYVGPMGVGDPPSWEKAAMYVVMCGVLITAGGGPFSLDLAFVAPKVQSWLG, from the coding sequence TTGGATCTCATCTCCCTGATTCTCCCCGCTGCGCCGACCGGGCCCGCTGCAGGAGGCTTGCTTTTGCTGCGTGTGTTCACGGGACTGGTGTTCATTCGCCACGGGTGGCCGAAGTTAAGCAATCTCAGCACCTGGGCTGCAGCGATGAACACTCCGGCTTGGCTCTGTTTCCTCTCGGCTTTTTCAATGTGGGCCGGAGGGATTGCTCTGATCTTCGGAGTTCTCACACCTCTTGCTGCATTGGCGATCGCTGTTTCGATGCTTTACGCCGTTGTGTTGGAGATCAAGAATGGATTTCCCTTTATTGCCCCAGATCCCTTTCAGATTCCGGAAGGTGATTATGTGGGACCCATGGGTGTGGGCGACCCTCCGAGTTGGGAAAAAGCAGCCATGTACGTGGTGATGTGTGGTGTGCTGATCACTGCTGGAGGAGGTCCTTTCAGCCTGGACCTGGCTTTCGTTGCACCGAAAGTTCAGTCCTGGCTGGGCTGA